In Mauremys reevesii isolate NIE-2019 linkage group 8, ASM1616193v1, whole genome shotgun sequence, a single genomic region encodes these proteins:
- the LOC120370582 gene encoding pro-neuregulin-2, membrane-bound isoform-like isoform X3, giving the protein MRRDPTPGFSMLLFGVSLACYSPSLKSVQDQAYTAAVVVEGKVQALPPPPGSGNGTREPPASAGGVLVKVLDLWPRNSGGLQREQLISVGSAGSPAPCFKVKRNHRYIFFLEPTEQPLVFRTSFAPLDTSGKNLKKDVGRILCADCECECCPEQNFFQS; this is encoded by the exons ATGAGGCGCGATCCGACCCCCGGCTTCTCCATGCTGCTCTTCGGGGTGTCTCTCGCCTGCTACTCCCCCAGCCTCAAATCGGTGCAGGACCAGGCGTACACCGCGGCCGTGGTGGTGGAGGGCAAGGtgcaggcgctgccccccccgcccggcaGCGGCAATGGCACCCGCGAGCCACCTGCCTCCGCTGGGGGGGTCCTGGTGAAAGTCTTGGACCTGTGGCCCCGCAACAGCGGGGGGCTGCAGCGCGAGCAACTGATCAGCGTGGGCAGTGCGGGCTCCCCGGCGCCCTGCTTCAAAGTGAAGAGGAACCACCGCTACATCTTCTTCCTGGAGCCCACCGAGCAGCCCCTGGTCTTCAGGACATCCTTCGCCCCCCTGGACACCAGCGGCAAGAACCTCAAGAAGGATGTGGGCAGGATCCTGTGCGCAGACTGCG AGTGCGAATGCTGCCCGGAACAGAATTTCTTTCAGTCGTGA